The Thermoleophilaceae bacterium genome has a window encoding:
- a CDS encoding copper-binding protein: MKRLVPSCAAAIALLGIPAAASAQTGVVLRVNRAHHKLEIVDAGHVVRSYTARPGRRAARKVRAGVKVSFQATGGRITSLRVAGRARKLAFLGKVVSNGSKGVVLRLGDGQDLRLGKRRFGKHRAHHSSVQINLQGLNPGQVVLITETTDSAGDLTITIKLVPGADPNGDDQDVTGTITAIGAGSVTIQADDGSTMTFQADAVLLEGFEVGDQVDVTYYADAGGSLVADDIEPVDDGSGAEDLDALGTVTALDAGAGTITVQVDGGGPMTFQADADLLDGVAVGDYVDVTYFQDTHGSLVADDVEPADTSGADGSGD; the protein is encoded by the coding sequence ATGAAGCGACTTGTTCCGAGCTGCGCCGCGGCGATCGCGCTGCTGGGCATTCCCGCCGCCGCGTCCGCGCAGACGGGTGTGGTGCTGCGCGTGAACCGCGCACATCACAAGCTCGAGATCGTCGACGCAGGGCACGTGGTGCGCAGCTACACGGCGCGCCCCGGCCGGCGCGCGGCGCGCAAGGTGCGCGCCGGGGTGAAGGTGAGCTTCCAGGCCACAGGCGGCCGCATCACGTCTCTGCGCGTGGCCGGGCGCGCCCGCAAGCTCGCCTTCCTCGGCAAGGTGGTGTCGAACGGGAGCAAGGGGGTTGTGCTCCGCCTGGGCGACGGGCAGGACCTGCGGCTCGGCAAGCGCCGGTTCGGCAAGCACCGCGCTCACCACTCGTCGGTGCAGATCAACCTGCAGGGGCTGAACCCGGGTCAGGTGGTTCTCATCACGGAGACGACCGACTCCGCCGGAGATCTGACCATCACGATCAAGCTGGTACCGGGCGCCGACCCGAACGGCGACGACCAGGATGTGACCGGAACCATCACGGCGATCGGCGCCGGGAGCGTGACCATCCAGGCCGACGACGGAAGCACGATGACCTTCCAGGCCGACGCCGTGCTGCTCGAGGGCTTCGAGGTGGGCGACCAGGTGGACGTGACCTACTACGCGGACGCCGGCGGATCGCTCGTGGCGGACGACATCGAGCCGGTGGACGACGGCAGCGGCGCCGAGGACCTCGACGCGCTTGGCACCGTGACCGCGCTGGATGCCGGCGCCGGCACGATCACCGTGCAGGTGGACGGCGGCGGACCGATGACGTTCCAGGCGGACGCGGACCTGCTCGACGGTGTGGCCGTGGGCGATTACGTGGACGTGACCTACTTCCAGGACACCCACGGCTCGCTCGTGGCGGACGACGTGGAGCCGGCGGACACCTCCGGCGCCGACGGCTCGGGCGACTAG
- a CDS encoding cupin domain-containing protein, with product MESARVEEQAGSPDDAIGSRLREERERQALSLRKLAGRLDISPSALSQIETGRSRPSVSTLYAIVSELGISFDELFARSPADGAARQPTRHPRTVFGEEQIVQRADDRPVIELESGVRWERLNPTGERDVDFLEVEYDVGGASSRGGTFVHHAGREYGVVTSGALKVTVGYQEYELGPGDSICFDSAVPHRLESIGDAPARAIWLVIGRAGSDARATWPPDGGVA from the coding sequence ATGGAGTCGGCGCGGGTGGAAGAGCAGGCGGGATCGCCTGACGACGCTATCGGCAGCCGCCTGCGTGAGGAACGCGAGCGTCAGGCACTCAGCCTGCGGAAGCTGGCCGGCCGGCTCGACATCTCGCCGAGTGCCCTCTCGCAGATTGAGACCGGGCGCTCCCGCCCGTCGGTGAGCACGCTCTACGCGATCGTCAGCGAGCTCGGCATCTCATTCGACGAGCTGTTCGCGCGCAGCCCCGCCGATGGCGCGGCAAGGCAGCCCACCCGGCACCCGCGCACCGTCTTCGGCGAGGAGCAGATCGTGCAGCGCGCGGATGACCGGCCCGTGATCGAGCTCGAGTCAGGCGTTCGCTGGGAGCGGCTCAATCCCACGGGCGAGCGCGACGTGGACTTCCTCGAGGTCGAGTACGACGTGGGCGGCGCCTCCAGCCGCGGCGGCACCTTCGTCCATCACGCCGGGCGCGAGTACGGCGTGGTCACGAGCGGTGCGCTGAAGGTCACCGTCGGCTACCAGGAGTACGAGCTCGGCCCGGGCGACTCGATCTGCTTCGACTCCGCGGTCCCGCACCGGCTCGAGTCGATCGGCGACGCTCCGGCGCGCGCAATCTGGCTCGTGATCGGCCGCGCTGGCAGCGACGCCCGCGCCACCTGGCCGCCCGACGGCGGCGTGGCCTAG
- a CDS encoding cupin domain-containing protein encodes MYHVQRAEAIELGAAPGLEGRAQGLRRATLVGRDVGAVHTGFALVTLDPGGWVGTHVHSTEQSFYILRGNPLFTLDGRTYRLAPDECGLIPVGVPHSWRAAEGEEPPLFLEMNAPAPRLPGAKQPDTFWLGEAAADGPAESPDIRDPRSRQFFRLGEGQMNVDNLKVGMQVNAPTVSASMATALLAYSGVAVKMLVDSRLGAVLHTMFMVEYQPGAVIHPHDHPLEETYYILHGEVEAMANNEEPFVLKAGDVFWTGVGCTHAFENTTNTTVRWLETQSPQPPANHSYRHDRDWDYLAEKLEEGRNDVSR; translated from the coding sequence ATGTATCACGTGCAGAGGGCGGAGGCGATCGAGCTCGGGGCGGCGCCGGGACTGGAGGGTCGCGCGCAGGGACTGCGGCGCGCGACGCTCGTGGGACGCGACGTGGGCGCGGTGCACACCGGCTTCGCACTCGTCACGCTCGACCCCGGCGGCTGGGTCGGCACGCACGTGCACTCCACCGAGCAGAGCTTCTACATCCTGCGCGGCAACCCGCTGTTCACCCTCGACGGGCGCACATACAGGCTCGCGCCGGACGAATGCGGGCTGATCCCCGTGGGCGTGCCGCACTCCTGGCGCGCCGCGGAAGGAGAGGAGCCGCCGCTGTTCCTCGAGATGAACGCGCCCGCGCCGCGCCTGCCGGGCGCGAAGCAGCCGGACACGTTCTGGCTTGGCGAGGCGGCCGCGGATGGCCCCGCCGAGTCGCCCGACATCCGCGACCCGCGAAGTCGCCAGTTCTTCCGCCTTGGTGAGGGCCAGATGAACGTGGACAACCTCAAGGTGGGGATGCAGGTGAACGCCCCGACCGTTTCGGCGAGCATGGCCACCGCACTCCTCGCGTACAGCGGCGTGGCCGTGAAGATGCTCGTGGACTCGCGGCTGGGCGCCGTGCTCCACACCATGTTCATGGTCGAGTACCAGCCCGGCGCGGTCATCCACCCGCACGACCATCCGCTCGAGGAGACGTACTACATCCTCCACGGCGAGGTGGAGGCGATGGCCAACAACGAGGAGCCCTTCGTACTGAAAGCCGGCGACGTCTTCTGGACCGGCGTCGGCTGTACGCACGCCTTCGAGAACACGACAAACACGACCGTCAGGTGGCTGGAAACCCAGTCTCCGCAGCCGCCTGCGAACCACTCCTATCGGCACGACAGAGACTGGGACTATCTCGCTGAAAAGCTGGAAGAGGGGAGAAACGATGTATCGCGCTGA
- a CDS encoding cobalamin-independent methionine synthase II family protein, whose translation MYRADVLGSLLRPAYLAEGREKHQAGQLSDEEFKKLEDRAVDEAIALQEGAGVDVVTDGEMRRFTFFDQFTAALEGVSHEEGEAVPFHSQPGKVDIDFHSPVSVTEKVKRKQMISPAEFEYAKARASKPVKVTLPSPLMFFTMWSPTHSPAAYDDPFELFADGVELVKEEARALADLGCEYIQIDAPDFGQLVEDSERERWERLGIPVSRVMSEGVEMLNAVADVPGVTFGLHLCKGNYQSLWISAGGYEEISSHVFKGTPNFDRYLLEYDDERSGGFEPLADLPDDKVVVLGLVSTKHDDLESVDFLKSRVEEAAKHHPREQLAISTQCGFASVAMGNEISREAQEQKLRRVAEAAREIWG comes from the coding sequence ATGTATCGCGCTGACGTATTGGGCTCACTGCTGCGGCCCGCCTACCTGGCCGAGGGACGTGAGAAGCACCAGGCAGGCCAGCTGTCCGACGAAGAGTTCAAGAAGCTCGAGGACCGCGCCGTGGACGAGGCGATCGCGCTGCAGGAAGGTGCGGGCGTCGACGTGGTGACCGATGGAGAGATGCGGCGCTTCACCTTCTTCGACCAGTTCACGGCGGCGCTCGAAGGCGTGTCGCACGAGGAGGGCGAGGCGGTGCCGTTCCACAGCCAGCCCGGGAAGGTGGACATCGACTTCCACAGCCCGGTGTCCGTCACGGAGAAGGTCAAGCGCAAGCAGATGATCAGCCCGGCGGAGTTCGAGTACGCGAAGGCGCGCGCGAGCAAGCCGGTGAAGGTCACGCTGCCGAGTCCCCTCATGTTCTTCACGATGTGGTCGCCGACGCATTCGCCGGCCGCATATGACGACCCGTTCGAGCTGTTCGCCGACGGTGTGGAGCTCGTGAAGGAGGAGGCGCGGGCGCTCGCTGATCTCGGGTGCGAGTACATCCAGATCGACGCGCCGGACTTCGGCCAGCTCGTGGAGGACTCGGAACGCGAGCGGTGGGAGCGGCTGGGGATTCCCGTCTCGCGCGTGATGTCGGAGGGCGTGGAGATGCTCAATGCGGTGGCGGACGTGCCGGGGGTCACCTTCGGCCTTCACCTCTGCAAGGGCAACTACCAGTCGCTCTGGATCAGCGCCGGCGGCTACGAGGAGATCTCCTCGCACGTGTTCAAGGGCACCCCCAACTTCGACAGGTACCTGCTCGAGTACGACGACGAGCGCTCCGGCGGCTTCGAGCCGCTGGCCGACCTGCCGGACGACAAGGTGGTGGTGCTCGGCCTCGTGTCCACGAAGCACGACGACCTCGAGAGCGTCGACTTCTTGAAGAGCCGCGTTGAGGAGGCCGCCAAGCACCACCCGCGCGAGCAGCTGGCGATCTCCACACAGTGCGGCTTCGCCTCGGTGGCGATGGGCAACGAGATCAGCCGCGAGGCGCAGGAGCAGAAGCTGCGCCGCGTGGCCGAGGCAGCGCGCGAGATCTGGGGGTAG
- a CDS encoding FAD-dependent monooxygenase has product MGGHEQVDESVPVLIVGGSMVGLSMAAFLAFHGVRALAVERHGGTAIHPRAAHFHLRTLEVFRAMGMEDDVRRKSEEQYDSDGGISSIESLAGKEIAKFIPSLNAGVEEVSPTRRLFLTQEALEPILREHARALGAELRYSTEVSDFEQNGDGVIVTTREVESGAERRIRADYLVACDGWRSPVRERLGIAMEGHGLISNSITIYFRADVEKYVAGRTEAVFYVFNDVMRGFFRLDRGCQTGFLVVNTAGDVSKPEATNVAEGITRERAEELLRASIGVPDIDVEVLDIAPWKAIADNAATFQSGRVLLAGDAAHTMPPNGGFGGNTGVQDAFNLAWKIAHVLRGEAGPELVDTYDAERQPTGRLTIEQAYTRYVLRTAPYLGTDHIQPIVDDLSLEIGHRYRSSAVLADASVEDDGLPYVNPRESRALPGTRAPHLWLSEGVSTLDLFRRRMVLLTAAADLDVPGVEVHRIDHPEFCEAYGVGRDGAVLVRPDGYVAWRMPEAASTEAITEAVQSVLSLAPSQLAVP; this is encoded by the coding sequence GTGGGTGGTCACGAGCAGGTGGACGAGAGCGTTCCCGTCCTCATCGTAGGGGGCAGCATGGTTGGGCTCTCCATGGCGGCGTTCCTCGCCTTCCATGGCGTGCGCGCGCTCGCCGTCGAACGCCACGGCGGCACCGCGATCCACCCGCGCGCCGCGCATTTCCACCTGCGCACCCTCGAGGTGTTCCGCGCGATGGGAATGGAGGACGACGTCCGCCGCAAGTCTGAGGAGCAGTACGACTCGGACGGCGGGATCTCTTCAATCGAATCGCTGGCCGGCAAGGAGATCGCCAAGTTCATCCCGAGCCTGAACGCGGGGGTGGAGGAGGTGAGCCCCACGCGGCGGCTCTTCCTCACGCAGGAGGCGCTCGAGCCGATCCTCCGCGAGCACGCGCGCGCGCTCGGCGCGGAGCTGCGCTACTCCACCGAGGTCAGCGACTTCGAGCAGAACGGCGACGGCGTGATCGTCACCACCCGCGAGGTCGAGAGCGGCGCCGAGCGGCGAATTCGGGCGGACTATCTCGTGGCATGCGACGGCTGGCGCAGCCCGGTACGCGAGCGGCTGGGGATCGCGATGGAGGGGCACGGGCTGATCTCGAACAGCATCACGATCTACTTCCGAGCCGACGTGGAGAAGTACGTGGCCGGCCGCACCGAGGCGGTGTTCTACGTCTTCAACGACGTGATGCGCGGCTTCTTCCGGCTCGACCGTGGCTGCCAGACCGGCTTCCTCGTGGTGAACACGGCGGGCGACGTGTCGAAGCCCGAGGCCACGAACGTTGCCGAGGGCATCACGCGCGAGCGCGCCGAGGAGCTCCTCCGCGCGTCGATCGGCGTGCCGGACATCGACGTGGAGGTGCTCGACATCGCTCCCTGGAAGGCGATCGCGGACAACGCCGCGACGTTCCAGAGCGGTCGCGTTCTGCTCGCCGGCGACGCCGCGCACACGATGCCGCCCAACGGCGGCTTCGGCGGGAACACCGGCGTTCAGGACGCGTTCAACCTGGCATGGAAGATCGCGCATGTGCTGCGCGGCGAGGCGGGGCCGGAGCTCGTGGACACCTACGACGCGGAACGCCAGCCCACCGGCCGGCTTACGATCGAGCAGGCGTATACGCGCTATGTGCTTCGCACCGCGCCCTACCTGGGCACCGACCACATCCAGCCGATCGTGGACGACCTCAGCCTGGAGATCGGCCACCGGTACCGCTCTTCCGCCGTGTTGGCGGATGCGTCCGTCGAGGACGACGGGCTGCCGTACGTGAATCCGCGTGAGTCGCGCGCGCTTCCGGGCACGCGGGCGCCGCACCTATGGCTCTCGGAGGGCGTCTCGACGCTCGACCTGTTCCGCCGGCGGATGGTGCTGCTCACGGCGGCGGCGGATTTGGACGTTCCGGGCGTGGAGGTCCACCGGATCGATCATCCGGAGTTCTGTGAGGCGTATGGCGTGGGGCGGGATGGCGCTGTCTTGGTTCGCCCTGATGGCTACGTGGCGTGGCGGATGCCCGAGGCCGCGTCAACGGAAGCAATAACGGAGGCAGTTCAGTCCGTGCTGTCGCTCGCGCCATCCCAACTAGCTGTTCCGTAG
- a CDS encoding Xaa-Pro peptidase family protein, translating into MAVDWEQRVDFPRLRKERLERARTALSASDLGAVLLFDQNNIRYVTSTHIGEWARDKSARCVLLPRVGDPVLWDFGSAARHHQMYAPWLPDSSWRPGVSSMRGAMPQQTGVPDLLAGHIHDVLREHGLEKEPLGIDLTDMETLASLHRLNIPTANAQPVMLSARKLKTEDEIALLDHAAAIVDAVYERIYEMLRPGVREHEIVAEAQRFLFELGSEQVEAINAVSGDRCNPHPHVFSDRLLRPGDQAFFDIIHSFMGYRTCYYRTFCVGGATQSQLDAYKQCREWLDAAIELVRPGVTTDQIAAVWPTAEELGFASEEACFGLQFGHGLGVGLYEAPMISRLHSFHDPVEIEEGMVFALETYCPASDGRSAARIEEEVLVTAEGPEILTRFPGEELLVAGRQYVRGADLMKGAGDPVAAK; encoded by the coding sequence ATGGCGGTCGACTGGGAGCAGCGCGTGGACTTCCCACGGCTGCGAAAGGAACGGCTGGAGCGCGCTCGCACGGCGCTGAGCGCTTCTGACCTCGGCGCGGTGCTGCTGTTCGATCAGAACAACATCCGCTACGTCACGAGCACGCACATCGGCGAGTGGGCTCGCGACAAGAGCGCGCGCTGCGTGCTGCTGCCGCGGGTGGGCGACCCTGTGCTCTGGGACTTCGGCTCCGCCGCTCGCCACCACCAGATGTACGCGCCGTGGCTGCCGGACTCGAGCTGGCGCCCCGGGGTGTCGAGCATGCGGGGCGCGATGCCGCAGCAGACGGGCGTGCCCGACCTGCTCGCCGGCCACATCCACGACGTGCTGCGCGAGCACGGCCTGGAGAAGGAGCCGCTCGGGATCGACCTCACCGACATGGAGACGCTCGCCTCTCTCCACCGCCTGAACATCCCCACGGCGAACGCGCAGCCCGTGATGCTGAGCGCCCGCAAGCTGAAGACCGAGGACGAGATCGCGCTGCTCGACCACGCGGCCGCGATCGTGGACGCGGTGTACGAGCGCATCTACGAGATGCTTCGGCCGGGCGTGCGCGAGCACGAGATCGTGGCCGAGGCGCAGCGCTTCCTGTTCGAGCTCGGCTCGGAGCAGGTGGAGGCGATCAACGCCGTGTCCGGCGATCGCTGCAACCCTCACCCGCACGTGTTCTCAGACCGCCTGCTGCGCCCCGGGGACCAGGCATTCTTCGACATCATCCACTCGTTCATGGGCTACCGGACGTGCTACTACCGCACGTTCTGCGTGGGCGGCGCGACGCAATCGCAGCTCGACGCTTACAAGCAGTGCCGCGAGTGGCTCGACGCCGCGATCGAGCTCGTGCGCCCGGGCGTGACCACCGATCAGATCGCGGCCGTATGGCCCACCGCCGAGGAACTCGGCTTCGCGAGCGAGGAGGCGTGCTTCGGCCTCCAGTTCGGTCACGGCCTTGGCGTGGGGCTGTACGAGGCGCCGATGATCTCGCGCCTGCACTCGTTCCACGATCCGGTGGAGATCGAGGAGGGCATGGTGTTCGCGCTCGAGACCTACTGCCCCGCGAGCGACGGGCGTTCGGCGGCGCGCATCGAGGAGGAGGTGCTCGTGACCGCCGAGGGTCCGGAGATCCTCACCCGCTTCCCGGGCGAGGAGCTGCTCGTGGCCGGCCGCCAGTATGTGCGCGGCGCGGACCTCATGAAGGGAGCGGGCGACCCCGTGGCGGCGAAGTGA
- a CDS encoding thiamine pyrophosphate-dependent dehydrogenase E1 component subunit alpha translates to MSRTQASKASEAAPDREEALELYRRMLLIRRFEDTVQDLFLKGEVHGTTHLYSGQEAVAVGVCSVLGEHDRVAGTYRGHGHALALGVEAQGLLDELLGRATGVCGGRAGSMNVIDLEHRLIGCFGIVGGSIAAATGAALALKREGGVAVAFFGDGAINQGYFHECLNFARVFRLPAVYVCENNLYGEFTPYEQVTAGEIRARAETLDIPSQTIDGNDVWGVQTAAREAVQRARAGEGPCFIEALTYRFVGHSRSDPGRYRKPGELDSWRERDPLIRARDAIGDTEEVDQAVEAQIAQMIENALAAPFPSPDPNAREYKDG, encoded by the coding sequence GTGAGCCGCACGCAGGCGTCGAAGGCGTCCGAAGCCGCGCCGGATCGCGAGGAGGCGCTCGAGCTGTATCGCCGGATGCTGCTCATCCGGCGCTTCGAGGACACGGTGCAGGATCTCTTCCTCAAGGGCGAGGTGCACGGCACCACACACCTCTACTCCGGCCAGGAGGCCGTGGCGGTGGGCGTGTGCTCGGTGCTCGGCGAGCACGACCGCGTGGCCGGCACATACCGCGGGCACGGGCACGCGCTGGCGCTGGGCGTGGAGGCCCAGGGCCTGCTCGACGAGCTGCTCGGCCGGGCCACGGGAGTGTGCGGCGGCCGCGCCGGATCGATGAACGTGATCGACCTCGAGCACCGGCTGATCGGCTGCTTCGGGATCGTGGGCGGGAGCATCGCGGCCGCAACCGGCGCGGCGCTGGCGTTGAAGCGCGAGGGCGGCGTGGCCGTGGCGTTCTTCGGCGACGGCGCCATCAACCAGGGCTACTTCCACGAGTGCCTCAACTTCGCGCGCGTGTTCCGGCTGCCCGCGGTGTACGTCTGCGAGAACAACCTGTACGGCGAGTTCACCCCGTACGAGCAGGTGACCGCCGGCGAGATCCGCGCGCGGGCCGAGACCCTCGACATTCCGTCTCAAACGATCGACGGCAACGACGTGTGGGGCGTGCAGACCGCCGCGCGCGAGGCCGTGCAGCGGGCGCGCGCCGGCGAGGGTCCGTGCTTCATCGAGGCGCTCACCTACCGCTTCGTGGGCCACTCGCGAAGCGACCCAGGCCGCTACCGCAAGCCCGGGGAGCTGGACTCCTGGCGCGAGCGCGACCCGCTCATCCGCGCACGCGACGCGATCGGCGACACCGAGGAGGTCGACCAGGCGGTGGAGGCGCAGATCGCCCAGATGATCGAGAACGCGCTGGCGGCGCCGTTCCCGTCACCCGATCCGAACGCCCGGGAGTACAAGGATGGCTGA
- a CDS encoding pyruvate dehydrogenase complex E1 component subunit beta: MEFRVAIRDALAEELERDERVVVFGEDVAAAGGVFVTTPGLLERFGPDRVFDTPISELALAGAAFGSAVCGLRPVIEIMFGDFLPLVMDSLVNQASKYWYISNEQASVPLVVRSAVGAGGRFGAIHSQSPVTWFHAVPGLKLVAPSTPADAKALLKAAVRDDNPVLFLEHKRLYSMKEDVGGGRSEAGELGSAAVRRDGSDVTLVSVMKGVHDCLAAAELLAEDGIDAEVIDLRTLRPLDRAAIAESLAKTNRLAAVEEGPRTGGWAGEVLAVAAEESLDDVDDLWRITTPEHPIPYSPSLEDAFLPGAEAIAESVRARLGFAVTARD, from the coding sequence GTGGAGTTCCGCGTAGCCATCCGCGACGCTCTGGCCGAGGAGCTCGAGCGCGACGAGCGGGTGGTGGTGTTCGGGGAGGACGTGGCAGCGGCCGGCGGAGTATTCGTCACCACCCCTGGACTGCTCGAGCGCTTCGGCCCCGACCGCGTGTTCGACACTCCGATCTCCGAGCTCGCCCTGGCGGGCGCCGCCTTCGGCAGCGCGGTGTGCGGGCTGCGGCCGGTGATCGAGATCATGTTCGGCGACTTCCTGCCGCTGGTGATGGACAGCCTCGTGAACCAGGCGTCCAAGTACTGGTACATCTCGAACGAGCAGGCGAGCGTGCCGCTAGTGGTGCGCTCGGCGGTGGGCGCGGGCGGGCGCTTCGGCGCGATTCACTCGCAGAGCCCGGTCACGTGGTTCCACGCGGTGCCGGGGTTGAAGCTCGTGGCGCCGAGCACGCCGGCGGATGCCAAGGCGTTGCTCAAGGCCGCCGTGAGAGACGACAACCCCGTCCTCTTCCTGGAGCACAAGCGGCTCTACTCCATGAAGGAGGACGTCGGAGGGGGGAGGTCGGAGGCCGGAGAACTTGGGTCTGCTGCGGTGCGGCGGGATGGGTCAGATGTCACGCTTGTGTCGGTCATGAAGGGGGTTCATGACTGCCTTGCCGCTGCTGAGCTTCTTGCCGAGGATGGGATCGACGCCGAGGTGATTGACCTTCGTACGCTGCGGCCGCTCGATCGCGCGGCCATCGCGGAGTCGCTCGCCAAAACCAACCGGCTCGCCGCGGTGGAGGAGGGACCGCGGACGGGTGGGTGGGCCGGCGAGGTGCTTGCGGTGGCCGCGGAGGAATCGCTCGATGATGTGGACGATCTCTGGCGGATCACCACGCCGGAGCACCCCATCCCGTACAGCCCGTCGCTCGAGGACGCGTTCCTTCCCGGTGCCGAGGCGATCGCCGAGTCGGTGCGCGCGCGCTTGGGCTTTGCCGTAACCGCCCGCG